A region of the Silene latifolia isolate original U9 population chromosome 9, ASM4854445v1, whole genome shotgun sequence genome:
ccatcGACATAATGATTGAATGATAGAAAGGAGAGTGCGAAAGTGAAGATCAGAGATGAGGAAAGGGATTATATGTGAAACAAAGGAAGATTTGGACGGAAAATAAGTGAGATCTACAGAGAGAAAGTGAGGAACAATGgcggaagagagagagagtgacAAATAGGGTTTGGCTGATTAAGGGGTTAAATATGGCGGGAGGggttaattagggtttggttgaTTAGGATTACGGGTTAAATGGGCTGGGTTAATAATTGGGTTAGTATTTGGGTTGGGTTAATTAGGTTAATTAGTATTTGGGTTAGGAAATAAAGTAGGGGTACAAAATGTAAAAACACAAATTAAGTAAGGATAGAATGGTAATTGTGTAGGTGAAAATGTTActaaaaaaaggaaaggggaacattacctgaataatccgttttgggaaatagggaacattatagcgaattggagggagtataatttaataAGCCTTTTAGACTAACGAACAAacacaattaaaaattacatggCGTAGTACAAGAAGTACAACCAACTCAACCCTTTTTATCACCTTAAAACCCAAAAAAAAccgtacaaaaaaaaaaaattgattagaACCTGAAAAAATTGACAAAAAAtcgtgtaaaaaaaaaaacaatcatgtAACCACATTACATTATATTAGGCACATTACAACACAATTTACAAAGTtccctttgattaaaatatcgtTCACACATAACGGCCGAAGACGATAGAAAGATCAACAGTGATTCCAAAAAGCAGAATAAGAAGGCCTGTGAAATTGATCAATCTTGCCTCACGATTATCAACCAAACCCATTATTGTAAAAATTTGCATTAATCCTGTTTCTGCTGTACATATTGCCATGTAAAGTAATGCACGTCCAAAACATACATGCCATGGCAGGAACATTGCTCTTGTTATTTGTGGCCTTGGTACCCAAAATGTCGCGAACCCGAATATCCACTACATTTTACAAGATAATATTGTTAATGTATTAAGTTACGATGTTATATAAGCGAGACTATATAGAATGTTTAGCATATTCAAGATTTTTGGTACTTGTAAACAATATATTGAAACAGTATGTTATTATAGCTCAGTATGTTGTTTTGCAACATGCTAATAATTAACCCCTGTAAGTTAAGTTAACATATTCTAAAATATGAAATTTTACTTCATTTTGCAAAGAAAATAACAATTTATTCAGCGTAAACTGTTAATTATAAAACACTTTAACTAATTCTGCTCCTTCTAATAAAATCTACCATTTATAATCCGCTTTTAATTTCTAACACGCTCGTTAGGCATTGGTAAGATGTTAATCAACTTGAAATCACTCGAACAATTATTTTTAGTTTCTAAAATCTGGTTCattttaattataaaataataatacatATCAGATTATATTTCGagtatttttctctcttgaaaagATGACAAACTACTTAAGTCGATGAATAACGCATACGAGTTGGAGTAATTTATTACAATAATATCGTTTTCCGTCTTAACCATAGGGCTAAGATTACTTACTTGAATGCCATATAAGATGAAGGTACTAAGACCAATCCAAGAATGTAAAGAATACATGTTGGTTAAATTGCGCTTGTTATGATATTTGAAAGCAGCATATATTCCTACAATTCCAAGAGTCATTGCTATGACATGCATCATCATGTGTGTTATCTTTTGCACACGAGTAACAGCTCGAACTGATTTGTACACCATCATAGCTGCCCAATACACACATAATCACACAGTTATTATCATTATTTTGTTACGAGTAGATTTTATGTAAAACTGTTTTATACGAGTATAAGATCAAGAAATacacatatatttgtttatttTAAATACAATTTTGATTTGATCCCTCCCATTTTTTTTTATCTCATTTGCTTTTACGCTGTTTTCAAGACAGTTTGACTATAGATTtcgatatgtatatatatataacttgTATTGGACCAAGGAGCGAATCCAGAATTACAATTTTGGGGTAGCGAATTTTCTAATATTGTTTTATACTTGTGTAAGTTTCATATATAAGAATTTTGAGGTAGCAGAAATTGATAATTTTAACTATTTTCTAAAATTTTGGGGCAGCGAGTGCTACCCTTTGCTTACTAGTTAGATTCCCATCTGATTGGACCATTGAGTCCCGAAATGTAAGGTTATTAACCAAAGTTTACTTAAGCTAAACAAATAATTAAGTTTAAATGGTGTCAGAAAAATTAAGGGAACATATTAAtataaaaaagaaaattaaatctACCTTCACCGGCGAAGAATATGAATCCAAAGAACATGAGAAAGGGATGAACCTGCATGGATCGAGCATTCGACCTTCAGAATTAGTTTTCGCCCTTacattgttaaaaaaaaaattaaattgttGATTATAAGGCCGTATCAAAAAAACCATAGTCGGCTTAGGACTTTTAGGTGACATTAAACATTGATGTAGTACTGTTCTTTCCATCTcaataatttattttaataaacGTAAACAAACTAATTATTGAGACAAAAAGAATAGTAATTCAATAAAAATTAACCCTACCTAGCTAGTGTAATGTCTATTTTTGTATTTTCACTGCACCATTGAATTGTATACAATTTTAATAGTACCTGATTTTGAAAAATGTACTCCGTATACAATTTGAATGGTGCGGTGAAAATACTATGGAGtaaaagtaaaagtaaaagtaaaagtAAAGAGTAAGGGTTGTAAGAAAGCACCAACATTGAAAATACGAGCAGGATTATCAGAGTTGAGATCAAAACCCCCACGGTAATGCAATAGccaaacaagcataagaataatAGCCAAAATTCCAAACAAATGAGCCACGACCGTTATACGTGACGATTTTTGTCGATACCACTCTCTATCGAAGTCCATGGTGACGCCCTATCGCTTTCCTAAATACTCCTATTAATTATCGCTCgttaattatattttttttggtgtaaGTATTTGTGACAATGCAAATTTGAGTTTAGGTTTGTATTATGCTATTTATAA
Encoded here:
- the LOC141598988 gene encoding putative transmembrane ascorbate ferrireductase 3, producing MDFDREWYRQKSSRITVVAHLFGILAIILMLVWLLHYRGGFDLNSDNPARIFNVHPFLMFFGFIFFAGEAMMVYKSVRAVTRVQKITHMMMHVIAMTLGIVGIYAAFKYHNKRNLTNMYSLHSWIGLSTFILYGIQWIFGFATFWVPRPQITRAMFLPWHVCFGRALLYMAICTAETGLMQIFTIMGLVDNREARLINFTGLLILLFGITVDLSIVFGRYV